From Trichomycterus rosablanca isolate fTriRos1 chromosome 18, fTriRos1.hap1, whole genome shotgun sequence, the proteins below share one genomic window:
- the ddhd2 gene encoding phospholipase DDHD2 translates to MMLDSEAEPYRPVEHHWFYKDGTVESWRAFSLEDSLRLEEAHHRLNGADEEVLVATEGRRYDVKLRERRRYAVFWDEGPSEVRRCSWFHKGSKEMNYSPYSEEISQLLEDAYMIAVTLDEWKRTLELPTGETVILHNPKLITQHPKSLYGSPPSPSERTQPRTLKRGVENIHVEITQGEPDVVDHLVFMVHGIGPACDMRLRGIVQCVNEFRSAALTLISSHFSSDEERSAGAGRVEFLPVNWHKVLHGESIGVDRDIQRITLPSIGRLRQFANDTVLDLFFYNSATYCQTIVDTVASEINRLHAIFLQRNPRFTGAMSVAGHSLGSLILFDLLTNQKPGSAGTNSEQVVPDDDVLGSFTEPDCTSCEGLEELLRSNGLEEHLQVLQREQVDMEALALCSESDLKELGIPLGPRKKILNYVRNWKHRSPPTSGNRSSSTETSSSAEIQSLVQETRTKTTVIDYQQFDVGIGQVSISYPQLLFHPQAFFAFGSPIGMFLTVRGLKRIDPNYRFPTCSSFYNIFHPFDPVAYRMEPMILPPEVDVPPMLMPHHKGRKRMHLELKEGLTRVSADLLGSFRNVWQSFSQLPAPALAEGNDLATTATPCAEEPEASPLEQEVKSVSVGKLNGGRRIDYVLQEKPIESFNEYLFAIQSHLCYWESEDTALLVLKEVYGSESCKSPQQ, encoded by the exons ATGATGTTGGACTCTGAAGCAGAACCGTACCGGCCGGTGGAGCATCACTGGTTCTATAAGGACGGGACGGTGGAGTCGTGGAGAGCGTTTAGTCTGGAAGATTCTCTCAGACTGGAGGAGGCTCATCACCGACTGAACG gagCTGATGAGGAGGTGCTGGTAGCTACAGAGGGGAGGCGTTATGACGTGAAGCTGAGGGAGAGGAGGAGGTACGCCGTGTTTTGGGATGAAGGTCCGTCTGAGGTGCGCCGATGTTCCTGGTTCCATAAAGGCAGTAAGGAGATGAACTACAGTCCCTACAGCGAGGAGATCAGCCAGCTGCTCGAG GATGCGTACATGATCGCGGTGACTCTGGATGAGTGGAAGAGAACGTTAGAGCTGCCGACCGGAGAAACCGTCATCCTGCACAACCCAAAG TTAATCACGCAGCATCCAAAAAGCTTGTACGGCTCCCCGCCGTCCCCCAGCGAACGAACCCAACCCCGAACCCTGAAGAGAGGGGTGGAGAACATCCACGTGGAGATAACACAGG gagaACCAGACGTGGTGGATCACCTGGTGTTCATGGTTCATGGGATTGGACCAGCGTGTGACATGCGTCTGAGAGGAATCGTGCAGTGTG TGAACGAGTTCCGCAGCGCCGCTCTGACCCTCATCAGCTCCCACTTCAGTTCTGACGAGGAGAGGAGCGCCGGCGCCGGGCGGGTGGAGTTCTTACCCGTCAACTGGCACAAAGTTCTGCACGGGGAGAGTATCGGCGTGGACAG AGATATCCAGAGAATCACGTTGCCCAGCATCGGCCGCCTGCGCCAGTTTGCCAACGACACGGTGTTAGATCTCTTCTTCTACAACAGCGCCACCTACTGCCAGACCATCGTGGATACAGTGGCGTCAGAGATCAACCGCCTGCACGCCATCTTCCTCCAACGAAACCCGCGGTTTACTGGAGCCATGTCAGTGGCAGGACACAGTCTGG GTTCATTAATCCTCTTTGATCTGCTGACCAATCAGAAGCCGGGATCAGCAGGAACTAATTCAGAACAG GTGGTGCCAGATGATGACGTCCTCGGCTCCTTTACTGAACCAGACTGCACTTCCTGTGAGGGTTTAGAGGAGCTGCTGAGGAGTAACGGGTTGGAGGAGCATCTCCAAGTTCTCCAGAGGGAACAAGTGGACATGGAGGCTCTG GCGCTGTGCTCTGAGAGTGACCTGAAGGAACTTGGTATCCCACTCGGTCCTCGTAAGAAGATCCTGAACTATGTGAGGAACTGGAAG CACAGATCTCCACCCACCAGTGGGAACCGCTCCTCCAGTACAGAGACCAGCAGCTCGGCAGAAATCCAGAGTCTGGTCCAAGAGACTCGAACCAAAACCACGGTGATTGACTACCAGCAGTTTGATGTGGGGATCGGACAG GTCTCCATCAGTTACCCTCAGCTGCTCTTCCACCCTCAGGCCTTCTTCGCGTTCGGTTCTCCGATCGGAATGTTCCTCACCGTCCGCGGCCTGAAGAGAATCGACCCAAACTACCGCTTCCCCACCTGCTCCAGCTTCTACAACATCTTCCACCCA TTTGATCCGGTGGCGTACAGGATGGAGCCCATGATTCTGCCCCCGGAGGTGGACGTACCGCCCATGCTGATGCCCCATCACAAGGGCAGGAAGAGGATGCACCTGG AGCTGAAGGAGGGACTGACCAGGGTCAGCGCTGATCTGCTGGGCTCGTTTCGGAACGTCTGGCAGAGTTTCTCCCAACTTCCTGCTCCGGCTCTGGCTGAGGGGAACGACCTGGCTACGACGGCCACGCCCTGCGCTGAGGAACCGGAAG CGTCGCcgctggaacaggaagtgaAGTCGGTGTCGGTGGGGAAGCTGAACGGCGGTCGGCGTATCGATTACGTTCTTCAGGAGAAACCGATCGAGAGCTTTAACGAGTATCTGTTCGCCATCCAGAGTCACCTGTGCTACTG GGAGTCGGAGGACACGGCGCTGCTGGTTCTGAAGGAGGTTTATGGTTCTGAGAGCTGTAAATCCCCACAGCAGTAG